A stretch of Fusarium poae strain DAOMC 252244 chromosome 2, whole genome shotgun sequence DNA encodes these proteins:
- a CDS encoding hypothetical protein (BUSCO:33042at5125), with the protein MGWFWADAAPAIAVPVGHPATTNKAPPPGCPMHQKSADALNPAAKPKPAQIPSTSGCPVPHGARNEEQPKSLISQLNPLNYMFPDLSQKPAPNQEFALPTSRDESTIPKGSGDGNWEYPSPQQMYNALLRKGYTDTDITAVEGMVSVHNFLNEGAWQEILGWEQRFARGLYKGWQICKRGEGHVQEELNKHWDGVDTEPSLIRFQGRPKELTPKAYMMQVLGWVYPSKYGTEPPFDRHDWYVGREINGQRKEIRYIIDYYSGEPETDGEPVFFLDVRPAATPLGAAERIIRWSTDTWWKAIGGDRHEQDPQPWFRGSS; encoded by the exons ATGGGTTGGTTTTGGGCAGACGCAGCTCCTGCTATTGCAGTTCCCGTTGGCCATCCAGCGACTACCAACAAGGCTCCTCCA CCCGGTTGCCCTATGCACCAAAAGTCGGCCGACGCTTTGAATCCCGCTGCTAAACCTAAGCCCGCCCAAATCCCGTCTACTTCAGGATGCCCTGTCCCTCACGGTGCCCGAAACGAGGAGCAGCCCAAGTCTTTGATCTCTCAGCTCAACCCTCTCAACTACATGTTCCCCGATCTCTCCCAGAAGCCCGCGCCTAACCAGGAATTCGCCTTGCCGACTAGCCGAGATGAGTCAACCATTCCCAAGGGTTCTGGTGATGGCAACTGGGAGTACCCTTCGCCTCAGCAAATGTATAATGCGCTCCTGCGCAAGGGCTACACTGATACCGATATTACTGCCGTCGAGGGCATGGTTTCGGTGCACAACTTCCTCAACGAGGGCGCATGGCAGGAAATTCTTGGCTGGGAGCAACGATTTGCGCGGGGTCTCTACAAAGGCTGGCAAATCTGCAAGAGAGGAGAAGGTCATGTTCAAGAGGAGTTGAACAAGCATTGGGACGGTGTTGATACTGAGCCAAGCCTTATTCGATTCCAGGGTCGGCCCAAGGAGCTCACTCCCAAGGCTTATATGATGCAAGTCTTGGGTTGGGTTTACCCCTCCAAGTATGG CACCGAGCCCCCTTTCGACCGACACGACTGGTACGTCGGACGAGAGATCAACGGACAGAGGAAGGAGATTCGATACATCATCGACTACTACTCTGGTGAACCTGAGACTGACGGCGAGCCTGTTTTCTTCCTCGACGTGCGTCCCGCTGCTACTCCTCTGGGCGCAGCCGAGCGTATTATTCGCTGGAGTACCGATACTTGGTGGAAGGCCATTGGCGGCGACAGGCACGAGCAGGATCCTCAGCCTTGGTTCCGGGGCTCTTCGTAA
- a CDS encoding hypothetical protein (TransMembrane:2 (o133-153i318-339o)~BUSCO:7822at5125), with product MRAGPFIGHFFVHPGLRTCPNVRPNISILSRRFASQSSRHPRFTKWSSPTTKRIVLHASSGAAALGTAAFVELSQQENGNDQETGEKRMLEASRAEVRKGVPADSRGLERVGERIKYLIDLLVIEPVCTGFRFLQLVVIFVPVIITIPAIYIGSRQPDRDNERSGTLWWYGFLVNEMELAGPAFIKLGQWAASRTDIFPTEMCEIMSKLHSNAPAHSLHATRVTVEAAFGGLPFEEIFEEFHEKPLGVGAIAQVYKAKLRPGLAKPEEADLRDSYPLAQNVKRNVDTVLKSSPQRIPSSYVAIKVLHPRVERTVRRDLRIMGFFASLLNLIPTIEWLSLPDEVTQFGEMMKLQLDLRIEAANLATFRKNFKDRSTAWFPYPYTEYTTRNVLIEEYAQGIPLADFMENGGGVFQHDIADEGLDAFLRMLLLDNFVHADLHPGNIMVRFYQSAHPDLRLRKAMTKAHPDETEDVTEQVLERLRPYRHRKDTKAWEEELAKIDAEGFRPQLIFIDTGLVTELNAVNRENFLDLFRAVAEFDGYKAGHLMCERCRQPDAVLDKEVFALKMQHLVLSVKSRTLALGNVKIGDILQEVLSMVRNHHVRLEGDFVNVVISILLLEGIGRSLNPDVDLLSSSLPILRQLSAQSGTSMAKHGDFSMLVVWLGLEARRFMQASIEDVERCVKSE from the exons ATGAGAGCTGGTCCTTTCATAGGCCACTTTTTCGTGCATCCGGGCCTCCGAACATGTCCGAATGTCAGGCCCAACATCTCGATCCTTAGCCGTCGATTCGCTTCACAAAGCTCACGCCATCCTCGATTTACAAAATGGTCTTCGCCTACAACGAAAAGAATAGTTTTGCATGCATCCAGTGGTGCGGCGGCACTAGGAACAGCTGCTTTTGTCGAATTGTCGCAACAAGAAAACGGCAATGATCAAGAAACCGGAGAAAAGCGTATGCTCGAAGCTTCGCGAGCTGAAGTGAGAAAGGGCGTTCCGGCTGATTCTCGAGGCCTCGAGCGAGTGGGAGAGCGTATCAAATACTTGATCGATCTGTTGGTTATCGAACCTGTCTGCACTGGATTTCGTTTTCTACAGCTCGTCGTTATTTTCGTACCAGTCATCATCACGATCCCTGCCATTTACATTGGAAGCCGACAACCCGATAGAGATAATGAGCGATCAGGGACACTCTGGTGGTATGGCTTTTTGGTCAATGAGATGGAGCTAGCTGGCCCAGCCTTTATCAAGCTTGGGCAATGGGCTGCTTCACGAACCGATATCTTCCCAACGGAAATGTGTGAGATCATGTCCAAACTCCACTCGAACGCGCCAGCTCATTCGCTCCATGCTACGCGCGTAACTGTTGAAGCTGCGTTTGGCGGGCTTCCCTTCGAGGAGATCTTTGAAGAGTTCCATGAGAAACCCCTCGGCGTCGGTGCCATTGCGCAGGTTTACAAGGCCAAACTGAGGCCTGGTTTAGCTAAACCCGAGGAAGCCGATCTACGCGATTCATATCCTCTGGCCCAGAATGTGAAGCGCAACGTTGACACAGTCCTGAAGAGCTCACCACAGAGGATACCGTCATCGTATGTTGCAATCAAGGTACTACATCCCCGTGTAGAGAGAACGGTCAGAAGAGACCTTCGAATCATGGGCTTCTTTGCCTCGCTCCTCAACCTTATCCCGACTATTGAGTGGCTTTCGTTACCAGATGAGGTAACTCAGTTTGGAgagatgatgaagcttcAGCTTGATCTTCGTATCGAGGCTGCAAACCTGGCGACTTTCCGAAAGAACTTCAAGGACCGGTCCACTGCTTGGTTCCCATATCCCTACACAGAATACACAACTCGTAATGTTCTGATCGAGGAGTACGCCCAGGGTATCCCATTAGCAGATTTCATGGAGAACGGTGGCGGTGTCTTCCAACACGATATCGCCGATGAGGGTCTCGACGCTTTCCTTCGTATGCTGCTGCTTGACAACTTTGTTCACGCGGATTTGCATCCGGGCAATATCATGGTACGATTCTACCAATCAGCCCACCCAGACCTACGCCTACGAAAGGCAATGACCAAAGCCCATCCTGATGAGACAGAGGATGTCACTGAGCAAGTGCTCGAGCGGCTTCGACCATACCGACATCGCAAGGATACAAAGGCATGGGAAGAGGAATTGGCCAAAATTGATGCCGAGGGATTCCGCCCTCAGCTCATCTTTATCGATACAGGATTGGTGACCGAGCTCAATGCTGTGAATCGCGAAAATTTCCTCGACCTTTTCCGCGCTGTTGCAGAGTTTGACGGTTACAAGGCTGGCCATCTCATGTGCGAGCGCTGTCGCCAACCAGATGCTGTTTTGGACAAGGAGGTTTTTGCTCTCAAGATGCAACATCTCGTTCTCAGCGTCAAGAGCCGTACTTTGGCCCTTGGTAACGTCAAGATTGGTGACATCCTACAAGAAGTACTCAGCATGGTTCGAAACCACCATGTCCGTCTAGAAGGTGACTTTGTCAATGTTGTTATCAGtatcctccttcttgagggTATCGGTCGCAGCCTGAACCCTGATGTCGATTTACTCAGCAGCTCGCTACCAATTCTTCGACAACTTAGCGCTCAGAGTGGAACAAGTATGGCCAAGCACGGAGACTTTTCCATGTTGGTTGTGTGGCTAGGACTAGAAGCCAGACGTTTTATGCAGGCTAGTATCGAAGAT GTCGAGCGATGTGTCAA ATCAGAATAG